A window of Pomacea canaliculata isolate SZHN2017 linkage group LG3, ASM307304v1, whole genome shotgun sequence contains these coding sequences:
- the LOC112560843 gene encoding uncharacterized protein KIAA0930 homolog isoform X1 — MMAEKGTVSPTKPPSALSQMLKSISDERKKTVSGPSDSGFELVPSNVAEFWTDMFVRYFANGGTSPDDSRDDMLFYIRKNPEVKNKYGMIQPLMEVYRRDSKHLPQLDDPNIDWEESVYLNIIMHQFDFTITCAVCTRTSAKDLQILKKCSHRVYASPSQREMDSKGTHEKITYPNIFFTVDAFEEAFEALIVRDSEFVAVELTASDKAGCFQSVLFLGSVKYDALRRTYESRASMTSKVMQRMSFGWYKDKRRVEFMRMRGPMNKGHAEMAVSRVKGSGPETPNVENFPISDFEDDDQNQYEQRRMSDPSSSSGSRFPGGFRRATSLKKSRSDTEKVDNAGETRTDEVEAGTLQDELDDDVQYNGLWSARSFSQAWYNFKERRRATSVALHANLTYITLPWHRIIADLLENRTAPVLTH; from the exons ATGATGGCGGAAAAAGGAACAGTTTCACCCACTAAGCCTCCCAGTGCATTAAGTCAAATGTTAAAGAGTATAtcagacgaaagaaaaaagacagtcAGTGGACCATCAGATTCAG GGTTTGAACTTGTGCCATCCAATGTAGCTGAATTTTGGACAGACATGTTTGTCCGATATTTTGCCAATGGGGGCACGTCTCCAGATGATAGCCGTGATGATATGCTTTTTTACATAAGAAAAAATCCTGAAGTGAAAAACAAGTATGGAATGATTCAG CCCTTGATGGAAGTGTACAGGCGAGACTCCAAGCACTTGCCACAGCTGGATGATCCCAACATTGACTGGGAGGAATCTGTCTACCTCAACATTATCATGCATCAG TTTGACTTTACTATAACATGTGCTGTGTGCACAAGAACAAGTGCCAAAGATCTCCAGATTCTTAAGAAGTGTTCACAT CGAGTTTATGCCAGCCCTAGTCAACGAGAGATGGATAGCAAGGGCACGCATGAAAAGATCACCTAtccaaatattttctttactgttgATGCCTTTGAAGAG GCCTTTGAGGCGCTCATTGTGAGAGACAGTGAGTTTGTGGCTGTTGAACTTACAGCGTCTGACAAGGCAGGGTGCTTCCAAAGTGTACTTTTTCTTGGGTCTGTCAAGTATGATGCTCTCAGACGCACTTATGAAAGCAGG gcCAGCATGACATCTAAGGTAATGCAGCGCATGTCCTTTGGATGGTACAAAGACAAACGCAGAGTTGAGTTCATGCGTATGAGAGGCCCAATGAACAAAGGTCACGCAGAAATGGCTgttagcagagtcaaaggttcaGGCCCTGAGACACCAAATGTGGAAAATTTTCCCATATCTGACTTTGAAGATGATGATCAA AATCAGTATGAACAGAGAAGAATGAGTGACCCAAGCTCCAGTTCTGGCTCACGATTTCCTGGTGGATTTCGTCGAGCAACATCCTTGAAGAAGTCACGATCCGACACAGAGAAAGTGGATAATGCAGGCGAGACTAGAACTGATGAGGTGGAGGCAGGTACATTACAGGACG AGTTGGATGATGACGTGCAGTATAATGGTTTATGGTCTGCTCGGTCTTTCAGTCAAGCATGGTATAATTTTAAGGAGCGGCGTCGTGCAACTAGTGTAGCACTTCATGCTAACCTCACTTATATCACTTTACCATGGCATCGTATAATTGCAG ATTTGCTAGAGAACAGAACTGCACCAGTGCTAACTCACTGA
- the LOC112560843 gene encoding uncharacterized protein KIAA0930 homolog isoform X2 gives MMAEKGTVSPTKPPSALSQMLKSISDERKKTVSGPSDSGFELVPSNVAEFWTDMFVRYFANGGTSPDDSRDDMLFYIRKNPEVKNKYGMIQPLMEVYRRDSKHLPQLDDPNIDWEESVYLNIIMHQFDFTITCAVCTRTSAKDLQILKKCSHRVYASPSQREMDSKGTHEKITYPNIFFTVDAFEEAFEALIVRDSEFVAVELTASDKAGCFQSVLFLGSVKYDALRRTYESRASMTSKVMQRMSFGWYKDKRRVEFMRMRGPMNKGHAEMAVSRVKGSGPETPNVENFPISDFEDDDQNQYEQRRMSDPSSSSGSRFPGGFRRATSLKKSRSDTEKVDNAGETRTDEVEAELDDDVQYNGLWSARSFSQAWYNFKERRRATSVALHANLTYITLPWHRIIADLLENRTAPVLTH, from the exons ATGATGGCGGAAAAAGGAACAGTTTCACCCACTAAGCCTCCCAGTGCATTAAGTCAAATGTTAAAGAGTATAtcagacgaaagaaaaaagacagtcAGTGGACCATCAGATTCAG GGTTTGAACTTGTGCCATCCAATGTAGCTGAATTTTGGACAGACATGTTTGTCCGATATTTTGCCAATGGGGGCACGTCTCCAGATGATAGCCGTGATGATATGCTTTTTTACATAAGAAAAAATCCTGAAGTGAAAAACAAGTATGGAATGATTCAG CCCTTGATGGAAGTGTACAGGCGAGACTCCAAGCACTTGCCACAGCTGGATGATCCCAACATTGACTGGGAGGAATCTGTCTACCTCAACATTATCATGCATCAG TTTGACTTTACTATAACATGTGCTGTGTGCACAAGAACAAGTGCCAAAGATCTCCAGATTCTTAAGAAGTGTTCACAT CGAGTTTATGCCAGCCCTAGTCAACGAGAGATGGATAGCAAGGGCACGCATGAAAAGATCACCTAtccaaatattttctttactgttgATGCCTTTGAAGAG GCCTTTGAGGCGCTCATTGTGAGAGACAGTGAGTTTGTGGCTGTTGAACTTACAGCGTCTGACAAGGCAGGGTGCTTCCAAAGTGTACTTTTTCTTGGGTCTGTCAAGTATGATGCTCTCAGACGCACTTATGAAAGCAGG gcCAGCATGACATCTAAGGTAATGCAGCGCATGTCCTTTGGATGGTACAAAGACAAACGCAGAGTTGAGTTCATGCGTATGAGAGGCCCAATGAACAAAGGTCACGCAGAAATGGCTgttagcagagtcaaaggttcaGGCCCTGAGACACCAAATGTGGAAAATTTTCCCATATCTGACTTTGAAGATGATGATCAA AATCAGTATGAACAGAGAAGAATGAGTGACCCAAGCTCCAGTTCTGGCTCACGATTTCCTGGTGGATTTCGTCGAGCAACATCCTTGAAGAAGTCACGATCCGACACAGAGAAAGTGGATAATGCAGGCGAGACTAGAACTGATGAGGTGGAGGCAG AGTTGGATGATGACGTGCAGTATAATGGTTTATGGTCTGCTCGGTCTTTCAGTCAAGCATGGTATAATTTTAAGGAGCGGCGTCGTGCAACTAGTGTAGCACTTCATGCTAACCTCACTTATATCACTTTACCATGGCATCGTATAATTGCAG ATTTGCTAGAGAACAGAACTGCACCAGTGCTAACTCACTGA